Sequence from the Zeugodacus cucurbitae isolate PBARC_wt_2022May chromosome 2, idZeuCucr1.2, whole genome shotgun sequence genome:
TTGTACAAGagactttgtaaatattttttggagacTTTTAAAAATGGGAAAAACCAAGAaacgagagaaaaaatctaaaaaacataaacataaacatagtAAAAGTAAGCGAAAACATAAAGATGTTAAAAAGGAAACTAAAGACACGGTGGTCGATCATCCAGAGAACAATGTTGACAATGATGAAAGTGGCTTCGAAATACCCGTAGAACTGATGAACACAAAGTCGCATACACCTGTCACACCAGAGGAGCATCAAAAGCGTCAAAGTGAAATACGTCGTGTTGTTGACCCAAGTACAGGACGAGTCCGGCTTATCAGAGGTGAAGGAGAAGTAATGGAAGAAATTGTGAGCAAGGAGCGACATGCTAAAATTAATACTATGGCAACGCAAACCGATGGactcatttttcaaaaacatacaattggcaaaataaaaaaaccgtaaaaaccaaatttaaagATTCTTTCCTATCCCATTGAAGAAATGTTATCCATGACCAgcaatagaaacattaaaagagTTTGTTCAActttaacttaaattttattcGATAACTCTATAAGATCAATTATTAATAAAGCTGGTAAAAGAACGTTGTGGTGCCATCGTGCCAGGCTAGGTTATCTCCCACTTTCGCACGACACATTGGACATGTTTGCTCTCGTTTAAACCATGTGGTAACACAGTTGTCACAGAAAATATGTCCACATTCTAGCACCACCGGCGAGACGTATGCATCTTGACAAATGGCGCAAAGCTCATCGGAGGTATCAAAATTGTCTTTTTCCGGCTTTCCTAACTTATTCTtagtcaaagaaaaaaatatacatatattactgaATAACAAAATAAGTAGATTACTTACTACATCCTTCAATAAACTAATGAACGATTTCTTCAGTGTTTTACCGCGATCCGCTAATTCACATCCTTTGAGTACTATATAAGTAGAAGAAAACATCACACCTGAAATCTACA
This genomic interval carries:
- the LOC105211357 gene encoding ADP-ribosylation factor-like protein 6-interacting protein 4, which translates into the protein MGKTKKREKKSKKHKHKHSKSKRKHKDVKKETKDTVVDHPENNVDNDESGFEIPVELMNTKSHTPVTPEEHQKRQSEIRRVVDPSTGRVRLIRGEGEVMEEIVSKERHAKINTMATQTDGLIFQKHTIGKIKKP